From Alienimonas californiensis, a single genomic window includes:
- a CDS encoding cytidine deaminase family protein produces the protein MNSPPRPDLDQLLAAARSVRRPLTLPRDCFAGKVGAALVTAEGDLFTGVNLDLACGIGFCAEHSAVAEMLKTHQTRVVAVAAVGRRGVLPPCGRCRELLIQIDPANANAEVLVAPGQTVPLGELLPRHWYPSEADAEA, from the coding sequence GTGAACTCGCCCCCCCGCCCCGACCTCGACCAGTTGCTCGCCGCGGCCCGGTCGGTGCGGCGGCCGTTGACGTTGCCGCGGGACTGCTTCGCGGGGAAGGTCGGGGCGGCGCTGGTGACCGCGGAGGGCGATCTGTTCACGGGGGTGAACCTCGATCTGGCCTGCGGCATCGGCTTCTGTGCGGAGCACAGCGCCGTCGCGGAGATGCTGAAAACCCACCAGACCCGCGTGGTCGCCGTCGCCGCGGTCGGCCGCCGCGGCGTGCTCCCGCCCTGCGGCCGCTGCCGGGAGTTGCTGATTCAGATCGACCCCGCCAACGCCAACGCGGAGGTGCTCGTCGCCCCCGGGCAGACCGTCCCCCTGGGCGAACTGCTGCCCCGCCACTGGTATCCCAGCGAGGCGGACGCGGAGGCGTAA